The Megalops cyprinoides isolate fMegCyp1 chromosome 22, fMegCyp1.pri, whole genome shotgun sequence genome contains a region encoding:
- the fbxo8 gene encoding F-box only protein 8 — MGQGLWRVARNQQLQQEYGDQCYLPRERGGRRMADNLNNPRRHCPGQGGTDIYQLLRARKGKEERGFIDLEMLPPELGITILSYLNATDLCLASCVWQELGNDEYLWQGLCKSTWGHCSIYNRRLPPGFSYRKLYMQLDEGSLTFNANPQEGMGYFMSKGILVDHPKEVAKFIFYTRTLNWKMLRIYLDERRDVLDELVTLHNFSNQFLPNALRDFFRHIHAPEERGEYLETLITKFSHRFCACNPTLVREMGLSPDAVYVLCYSLILLSIDLTSPHVKNKMSKREFIRNTRRAAQNISEDFVGHLYDNIYLIGHVAA, encoded by the exons ATGGGTCAGGGTCTCTGGAGGGTGGCGCGgaaccagcagctgcagcaggaatACGGCGACCAGTGCTACCTCCCCCGGGAGAGGGGGGGCAGGAGGATGGCGGACAACCTCAACAACCCCCGCCGGCACTGCCCGGGCCAGGGCGGCACCGACATCTACCAGCTGCTCCGCGCCCGCAAGGGCAAGGAGGAGCGGGGCTTCATCGACCTCGAAATGCTGCCCCCCGAGCTCGGCATCACCATCCTGTCCTACCTGAACGCCACCGACCTGTGCCTGGCCTCCTGCGTGTGGCAGGAGCTGGGCAACGACGAGTACCTCTGGCAGGG GTTGTGCAAATCCACTTGGGGTCACTGTTCCATATACAACAGGAGACTTCCCCCTGGGTTCTCCTATAGGAAGCTCTACATGCAGCTCGATGAAGGGAGTCTGACTTTCAACGCTAACCCACAGGAG GGGATGGGCTACTTCATGTCCAAGGGCATCCTGGTGGACCATCCAAAGGAAGTGGCCAAGTTTATATTCTACACAAGAACACTGAATTGGAAGATGCTGAGGATTTACCTGGACGAAAG GAGGGACGTCCTGGACGAGCTGGTCACGCTGCACAACTTCAGTAACCAGTTCCTACCCAACGCCCTGCGGGACTTCTTCAGGCACATCCACGCCCCCGAGGAGCGCGGCGAGTACCTGGAGACCCTCATCACCAAGTTCTCCCACCGCTTCTGCGCCTGCAACCCCACGCTGGTGCGGGAGATGGGGCTCAGTCCAG ATGCTGTGTACGTGCTGTGCTACTCCCTCATCCTGCTCTCCATCGACCTCACCAGCCCGCAcgtgaaaaacaaaatgtccaaGAGGGAGTTCATCCGCAACACCCGCCGCGCCGCCCAGAACATCAGCGAGGACTTCGTGGGCCACCTCTACGACAACATTTACCTGATCGGCCACGTAGCGGCTTAg